The Colletotrichum higginsianum IMI 349063 chromosome 2, whole genome shotgun sequence genome has a segment encoding these proteins:
- a CDS encoding SH3 domain-containing protein → MTRPHIIRADTIDLQDPDAPSAKDHTSRTTGALGPHQAETLREVAQESAEDQARSPTQSWTNHGADNDDDISDSDDLAGNVSRKLTTAAMDDASKKQQQQDALAVAQNGGASNSDDGNMDDSDDDLDDDDMMDKISSSPSIEDGGYPSILPYQQWPRRIDSLPVRRDCASPISPVFSEARSSSPYIEPISYTPGRHTNDDDDDDDDDRYGEPHDEWYDKQHTDDYYANDPPGNQYNVEFHSHEQYRDEYCDRRCDDWERYSVNDASHEAKFGLEGVAQHGPIVVHPLRLRKFEESDHEDFAQRRAEMERAERDEAIGGLDDNGIPLTIPYQPSIHDDDDDDDDDVSLPDDSRYTVCGWGYECLHEAEDIDFEFVYALHTFVATVEGQANATKGDTMVLLDDSNSYWWLVRVVKDSSIGYLPAEHIETPTERLARLNKHRNIDVVAPSTEEMNLSDLDQLSATMLGDQAGEKSKSTFKTALRKKKKTVAFAAPTFVDYSDYDYSSDEEDVDELLSQQQGAQQQQQQQQQQQSTAQQSSEEKMDDDTAKVEPLKPRTTNEIKVVDSAKPDDSLADDPKRDSGEIFEKPEGPSRSRNGTVRNTDSFFKDETVETKKITLTPNLLRDDSGSRPSTTESVQVKQRPSLDKIDKELQPDKKEDKKKKDKKEKEKKTSTIRSFFSRKDKKKSTDDDDESFGKRSMDIVTESQDREEEEIKEPLSPRGDGPQRNPSKLQKQQPRVEPSPSRKTGAATPQKSATRELSDFISTEGRPNNVSNVPPASMRIVEDDSSDPDAVAQQQRIKSPETTRSPPPQEKSSLSKIIPSRSGGSDKPQKVTKAKSRVELDDFDSSSGEEVEPAAAAAAAAAEPPVQQQAEQITKEEKLARPLPGAFPDSYLSTQSGSSAQTDKTVTPTQPQQAQPQPAAAEREKDRLSESPVQVSPVTASNPPALMVDTSSQEGHSTSPSPELIEAEEAGRHRAQDSMTASSTSTGGSTTGSSWNDAKLRAFFDSSSDIRDMLVVVYDKSDVAPAGPEHPVAGSLFREQNAKLAEITTQLDNMLGDWLARKQRLRGTV, encoded by the exons ATGACGAGACCTCACATTATTCGCGCTG ACACGATCGACCTCCAAGATCCCGACGCACCGTCGGCGAAAGACCACACTTCCAGAACGACTGGCGCCCTGGGCCCCCATCAGGCCGAGACTCTTCGAGAGGTTGCTCAAGAATCCGCCGAGGACCAAGCACGCAGCCCGACGCAGTCTTGGACAAATCAcggcgccgacaacgacgacgacatttCAGACTCGGACGATCTTGCCGGAAACGTCTCCAGGAAGCTCACCACTGCCGCCATGGACGACGCAAGCAAaaaacaacagcagcaagacGCCTTGGCTGTCGCGCAGAACGGAGGTGCGTCAAactcggacgacggcaacatggacgactcggacgacgacctggacgacgacgacatgatGGACAAGATTTCGAGTTCGCCCTCAATTGAAGATGGTGGGTACCCTTCGATTCTGCCTTACCAACAATGGCCGCGGCGCATCGATTCTCTACCGGTCAGGAGAGACTGCGCCTCCCCCATTTCTCCTGTTTTTAGCGAGGCAAGGTCCTCTTCTCCCTATATCGAGCCCATCAGTTATACACCC GGTCGACATacgaacgacgacgacgacgacgacgacgacgaccgaTACGGCGAACCGCACGATGAATGGTACGACAAGCAACACACCGACGACTATTACGCCAATGACCCACCCGGCAACCAGTACAACGTCGAGTTTCACAGCCACGAACAGTACCGCGACGAATACTGCGACAGGCGATGCGACGACTGGGAACGGTACAGCGTCAATGACGCAAGTCACGAAGCAAAGTTCGGTCTTGAGGGCGTGGCACAGCATGGTCCGATTGTTGTTCACCCGCTTCGGCTCCGCAAGTTCGAAGAATCAGACCACGAGGACTTTGCGCAGCGGCGTGCCGAAATGGAGAGGGCAGAAAGAGATGAGGCGATTGGTGGACTAGACGACAACGGCATCCCGCTTACGATTCCCTACCAACCCTCGAttcatgatgatgatgacgatgatgatgacgatgttTCCCTTCCTGATGATTCCAGATACACCGTCTGTGGCTGGGGCTACGAGTGCTTACACGAAGCAGAGGACATCGATTTCGAATTCGTCTACGCGTTACACACCTTCGTCGCGACCGTCGAAGGCCAAGCAAATGCCACCAAAGGCGACACCATGGTGTTGCTCGACGACAGCAACAGTTACTGGTGGCTGGTGCGCGTGGTCAAAGACAGCAGCATCG GCTACTTGCCAGCTGAACACATTGAAACGCCAACAGAGAGGCTGGCGCGCTTGAACAAGCACAGGAACATTGACGTAGTCGCTCCCTCCACGGAAGAGATGAACCTTTCTGACCTAGATCAGCTTTCTGCCACAATGCTTGGAGATCAGGCTGGAGAAAAGTCCAAGAGCACGTTCAAGACAGCtctgaggaagaagaagaaaacggTCGCATTCGCCGCCCCGACCTTCGTCGACTACTCAGACTACGACTATTCTtctgacgaggaggatgtggATGAACTCCTTTCCCAGCAGCAGGGTgcccagcagcaacaacagcagcagcaacagcaacagtCGACAGCACAGCAATCGTCTGAAGAGAAGATGGATGATGATACAGCCAAGGTGGAGCCTTTGAAGCCTCGGACAACAAATGAGATCAAGGTCGTGGATTCCGCAAAGCCGGATGATTCTCTGGCAGACGATCCGAAACGCGATAGCGGCGAAATATTCGAGAAGCCTGAGGGTCCCAGCCGGTCACGAAATGGCACCGTCAGGAACACCGACTCTTTCTTCAAGGACGAAACAGTTGAGACAAAGAAAATCACCCTCACGCCTAACTTGCTTCGCGATGATAGTGGCTCGCGGCCATCGACCACGGAGAGTGTTCAGGTCAAGCAGCGGCCGAGCCTGGATAAGATTGACAAGGAGCTGCAGCcggacaagaaggaggataagaagaagaaggacaagaaagagaaggagaagaagacgagcaCGATTCGGAGTTTCTTCTCGCGTaaggacaagaagaaatctaccgatgacgacgacgagtctTTCGGCAAGAGATCGATGGACATTGTCACAGAATCCCAAGAtcgcgaggaggaggagatcaaggagcCATTGTCGCCGAGAGGGGATGGTCCGCAACGGAACCCGAGCAAGCTCCAGAAGCAACAGCCAAGGGTGGAaccgtcaccgtcgaggaAGACCGGGGCCGCTACGCCTCAAAAATCTGCCACCCGGGAACTGTCGGATTTCATCTCGACTGAAGGACGACCCAACAACGTCTCGAACGTACCACCCGCCTCTATGCGTAttgtcgaggacgactcGTCGGACCCAGACGCCGTAGCTCAACAGCAACGGATCAAGTCCCCCGAGACAACTcgatcgccgccgccacaaGAAAAGTCGTCGCTCTCCAAGATCATTCCTTCGCGGAGCGGTGGCAGTGACAAGCCGCAAAAGGTCACAAAGGCCAAGTCACGAGTGGAGCTTGACGACTTTGATTCTTCTTctggcgaggaggtcgaacctgccgccgccgccgccgccgccgctgccgaaCCGCcggtgcagcagcaggccgagcaGATAAcaaaggaggagaagctggcccGACCGTTGCCTGGAGCGTTCCCTGACAGCTACCTGAGCACCCAGAGCGGCTCGAGCGCTCAGACGGACAAAACCGTCACCCCAACGCAGCCTCAACAAGCTCAACCTCAGCCCGCTGCTGCGGAACGAGAAAAGGACCGCCTTTCCGAGTCGCCTGTGCAAGTCTCTCCGGTGACGGCAAGCAACCCACCTGCGCTCATGGTGGACACGTCAAGTCAGGAGGGACACTCGacgtcaccgtcgccggaGCTcatcgaagccgaggaggcaGGCAGACATCGCGCGCAAGACTCAATGACGGCGAGTTCGACATCGACGGGCGGAAGCACCACTGGCAGCAGCTGGAACGACGCAAAGCTTCGGGCCTTTTTCGATTCGAGCTCGGACATCCGAGACATGTTGGTCGTGGTATACGACAAGAGCGATGTGGCGCCTGCTGGGCCGGAGCACCCGGTCGCAGGCTCCCTATTCCGCGAACAAAACGCCAAGTTGGCGGAAATCACAACG CAACTTGATAACATGCTTGGTGACTGGTTAGCACGCAAGCAAAGACTTCGAGGCACTGTATAA
- a CDS encoding Cysteine synthase K/M:Cysteine synthase B codes for MPHEQRQPFNASCIMDTLNVFRGPESVASYYNPDNSPPLPLVEIPDRLNPFRRDGVRIYAKLLTALPAQNVKSLPALGMLLAQTNAADKSIVEASSGSTVLSLGIVSRVLWGNESVTAFVTNKKHPDSLKLLRFFGLKVSLYGGLAQQEPTDPRGIMQRLRERAARDSQICYPGQYDNENNWKSHERWTGPQILSQLPEIKVFCTTVGTGGCITGTGKYLKSQNPSIQVVGVFNVFGDPTPGPRHFYGFQTCGFPWKGTVDVQQEVSSADAYRMSMRLSREGIIAGPSSGEALQGLLDYIAEAKSGGKLQSLADDATGEVSCVFTCSDLPYQYLDGYFQKLAKDEFSPIENEDRHDERWILDPRKAADMLNTRRMSDARKEDEAYDTQLSEKSVPVQSRTSRIKSGGKAGFTGWIKTCFKGVEPQGQGNSLQKPKDESLLVLDLRSAQEFSIRHIEGAHRVSLDALCPGAAAGVDLFGDADAVHRVWTNLQMMFKDGPAVGVLERAKSRGVPVLVLCYNGEVSRLATSLLRGKGVEALSVGGGADELWKALDVKE; via the exons ATGCCACACGAACAACGGCAACCGTTCAATGCTAGTTGTATTATGGATACCCTAAACGTCTTCCGCGGGCCAGAATCCGTGGCCAGCTATTACAACCCTGACAACAGCCCGCCGCTGCCTCTTGTCGAGATTCCTGATCGTCTGAATCCGTTCAGACGCGATGGTGTGAGAATCTACGCCAAGCTTCTCACGGCATTACCAGCGCAGAATGTGAAGTCTTTGCCGG CGTTGGGAATGCTGTTAGCCCAAACAAACGCCGCCGACAAGTCCATAGTCGAGGCAAGCTCAGGATCTACTGTGTTGTCTCTTGGCATAGTTTCTCGCGTGCTCTGGGGAAACGAGAGCGTCACCGCTTTTGTGACGAACAAGAAACATCCCGATTCACTCAAGCTATTGAGATTTTTCGGTCTCAAAGT GTCTCTGTATGGAGGGCTTGCACAGCAAGAGCCGACAGATCCACGGGGTATCATGCAAAggctgagagagagggcAGCCCGGGACAGCCAAATTTGTTATCCAGGACAATATGACAACGAAAAT AACTGGAAATCCCATGAGCGTTGGACTGGGCCTCAGATCCTCAGTCAGCTCCCTGAAATCAAAGTCTTCTGTACGACCGTAGGCACAGGTG GTTGTATCACGGGTACGGGAAAGTATTTGAAGTCCCAGAACCCCTCAATACAGGTCGTCGG TGTCTTCAATGTCTTTGGAGACCCAACGCCTGGTCCTCGACACTTCTACGGTTTTCAAACTTGTGGCTTCCCGTGGAAGGGGACAGTGGATGTCCAGCAGGAAGTCTCGTCGGCTGATGCCTACCGCATGTCGATGAGGCTTTCACGCGAGGGTATAATCGCAGGCCCCTCGTCAGGGGAAGCTCTCCAAGGACTTTTAGATTACATCGCCGAAGCCAAGTCCGGCGGCAAGCTTCAAAGcctggccgacgatgccACGGGAGAGGTTTCTTGCGTCTTCACTTGCAGTGATCTGCCGTACCAGTACTTGGACGGGTATTTTCAGAAGCTCGCCAAAGATGAGTTCTCGCCCATCGAGAACGAA GACAGACACGACGAGCGGTGGATCCTGGATCCCCGAAAAGCTGCCGACATGCTGAACACCAGGCGTATGTCCGACGCCAGAAAGGAAGACGAAGCCTACGACACGCAACTGAGCGAGAAGTCGGTGCCGGTCCAAAGCCGCACATCCAGGATCAAGAGCGGCGGGAAGGCCGGTTTTACTGGGTGGATCAAGACTTGTTTCAAGGGCGTTGAGCCACAGGGACAGGGGAACTCGCTGCAAAAGCCCAAAGACGAGTCACTGTTGGTTTTGGACCTTCGAAGCGCCCAGGAATTCTCAATACGGCACATCGAAGGAGCCCATCGGGTATCCTTGGACGCTCTGTGCCCCGGAGCGGCAGCTGGCGTCGACCTGTTTGGAGACGCAGACGCCGTCCACAGGGTCTGGACCAACTTGCAGATGATGTTTAAGGATGGCCCAGCAGTAGGCGTGCTTGAAAGGGCAAAGAGTCGCGGGGTGCCAGTGCTAGTCCTTTGCTATAACGGCGAAGTATCACGCCTGGCCACCTCGCTGCTCAGGGGCAAAGGGGTTGAGGCGCTCAGTGTAGGGGGTGGAGCCGACGAGCTTTGGAAAGCATTGGATGTCAAGGAATGA
- a CDS encoding Ferric reductase transmembrane component 4 produces MLSPNGVLLLGVLASLPLPAVLADGRGLIGWGKTMYHPPCAFACRGVIKGCPLLCTPTHGGSVHGSGHSTTTTPPECYTSDDAFLRTMALCLDTYCPLSDNAPRSLLEDYWAAHLATGTVGDYQWKPVVSYSEALVAARADEARVSEGHGTNATDTNAHSGHGKVKARHDHGGGSDDSGTGTLGTHSALPTIKAKQPLNVTSFIVEADWQKQYNGMTSFEINETGHATYTIIVTLVALFLPVVLAFAGFVPGITRSRTWTWLNSTIIHPAVWGTKHREPVAIKAGGGIVPTRGQALYIAVISFLNVIFLLAPYHMIQPQSSFATSQQQEVSVIGNRAGNLALGNMVALFFFSARNNPLLMLGDWSHGTFLLLHRWLGYWTILHTVLHSIMLLVYYKMFGDYAAEEAKLYWVWGIVGTVAAVLIWPASLLVVRQKAYELFLSLHHLLVALFLVGFYYHIWYCYTYNWGYEIWAFVAIAIWGLDRIWRLVRMALNGVRTAIVTPVEGSGGDYLRIEIENVHAHGVVYLCFPTLGWRFWENHPFSVASSFAGGHTQPPTTSISTSVSHDDPEKSAADSPYDTQPDAKTHTIAMGGNKVSGPRATFIARTLTGMTAKLSAKLTATGCGLLRIPVLVEGSYHSNATAKLSHCTSLLCIAGGVGVTAVLPIARSFEAPRRSRLVWGVRHETLVAALEPEMAQLPKHVGLSIKIGERINIDAVLREELARDGESGPVGIVVCGPPSMTDEVRSRLSELGRTEGARKAFVLVDEAFSW; encoded by the exons ATGCTGTCGCCGAATGGCGTTctgctcctcggcgtcctcgccagCCTGCCGCTCCCTGCGGTGCTGGCCGACGGACGAGGACTGATCGGATGGGGCAAGACCATGTACCATCCGCCCTGTGCCTTCGCCTGTCGAGGAGTCATCAAAGGATGTCCGCTCCTCTGTACACCAACACACGGCGGCTCGGTCCACGGCTCGGGCCActcgaccacgacgacgccgccagAATGCTACACCAGCGATGACGCCTTCCTCCGCACCATGGCACTCTGCCTCGATACCTACTGTCCGCTGTCCGACAATGCGCCCAGGAGCCTGCTCGAGGACTACTGGGCTGCCCACCTCGCGACCGGCACCGTGGGCGACTACCAGTGGAAGCCTGTGGTGTCATACTCGGAAGCTCTCGTTGCGGCGCGGGCGGACGAGGCGCGGGTCTCGGAAGGCCACGGGACCAACGCCACCGACACCAACGCCCACAGCGGACATGGAAAGGTCAAGGCCAGGCACGATCACGGTGGCGGATCTGACGACTCGGGAACCGGCACCCTGGGCACGCACAGCGCGCTGCCGACCATCAAGGCTAAGCAGCCCCTGAACGTGACCAGTTTtatcgtcgaggccgactgGCAGAAGCAGTACAACGGCATGACGTCGTTCGAAATCAACGAGACTGGCCATGCCACGTACAC GATCATAGTGACGCTCGTTGCGCTCTTTCTCCCTGTCGTGCTCGCCTTCGCCGGTTTCGTGCCCGGTATCACTCGAAGCCGAACGTGGACGTGGCTCAACTCAACCATCATTCACCCTGCCGTCTGGGGTACGAAGCACCGCGAACCGGTAGCCATcaaagccggcggcggaATCGTCCCGACCCGAGGTCAAGCTCTGtacatcgccgtcatcagcTTTCTGAACGTCATATTCCTCCTGGCCCCGTACCACATGATCCAACCGCAGTCCTCCTTCGCCACgagccagcagcaggaggtCAGCGTCATCGGTAACCGGGCGGGAAACCTGGCCCTCGGCAACATGGTCGCtctgttcttcttctcggcaaGAAACAACCCGCTGCTCATGCTCGGCGACTGGAGCCATGGCACCTTTCTGCTACTGCACCGCTGGCTGGGCTACTGGACCATCCTCCACACCGTCCTCCACTCCATCATGCTTCTTGTCTACTACAAGATGTTTGGGGATTACGCCGCTGAAGAGGCCAAACTATACTGGGTCTGGGGCATCGTCGGCACAGTGGCGGCTGTTTTGATCTGGCCTGCCTCCCTGCTCGTGGTCCGCCAGAAGGCCTATGAGCTTTTCCTCTCCCTACACCACTTGctcgtcgccctcttccttGTCGGCTTCTACTATCACATCTGGTATTGCTACACGTACAACTGGGGCTACGAGATCTGGGCCTTCGTCGCGATCGCCATCTGGGGCCTCGACCGCATCTGGAGACTGGTGCGCATGGCCCTCAACGGCGTTCGCACCGCCATCGTGACGCCGGTAGAGGGGTCCGGCGGGGACTATTTGCGGATCGAGATCGAGAACGTGCATGCGCATGGCGTCGTGTACCTTTGCTTTCCCACCCTTGGCTGGAGATTCTGGGAGAACCATCCCTTCTCCGTTGCTTCTTCGTTTGCGGGAGGCCATACCCAACCGCCAACCACCTCCATCAGCACCTCGGTTTCCCACGATGATCCCGAGAAGTCGGCCGCAGACTCGCCATACGATACTCAACCCGACGCCAAAACCCATACTATCGCAATGGGAGGCAACAAGGTGTCGGGTCCCCGAGCAACCTTCATCGCTCGGACGCTCACGGGAATGACCGCAAAGCTGAGTGCCAAGTTGACAGCGACCGGCTGCGGTCTGCTTCGCATCCCGGTTCTGGTAGAAGGCTCGTACCACTCCAACGCCACGGCGAAGCTGTCACACTGCACTTCGCTGCTCTGCATAGCcggtggcgtcggcgtcaCCGCCGTGTTACCGATTGCGCGCTCCTTCGAGGCCCCTCGTCGGTCCCGTCTCGTGTGGGGTGTCCGTCACGAAACCCTGGTCGCGGCGTTGGAACCCGAGATGGCCCAGCTTCCGAAACACGTGGGTCTCAGCATCAAGATTGGCGAGCGCATCaacatcgacgccgtccttcGCGAAGAGCTGGCAAGGGACGGCGAGAGCGGTCCCGTCGGCATTGTCGTCTGCGGTCCGCCGAGCATGACAGACGAGGTGCGGTCAAGGTTATCGGAGTTGGGGAGGACGGAAGGAGCAAGGAAGGCGTTTGTGCTTGTGGACGAGGCATTCAGCTGGTAG
- a CDS encoding alpha-L-rhamnosidase A, giving the protein MGGLWTNVFNFVTAQWSLVSPDWGRTSRQDRLHVHEPSWHRYVRASESRTIRPVGIVPHLTRGAVTNPWGFINGEGGPAIFDRAEQADEAPSVTVDFGQNTVGILSISFAGSSSASSTLPGENGKNSKDDGYGRPGIRLAFSETLRFLSNVSDFSRSYNGDTITPGSDQIAVPKDPYVWMAKHGCQHRDAADGKGQVCADGLHGFRYLRIYLDALPADSPHAVPYGRVEISNLSLALSAFHGTPDTFKGWFECSDEELTGWWFDGVYTNDLCVDTFRGSEDAEPRGAGSETLEGKVVIHDAPKRDRDPYVGDLAVAALTGYVSHGKGTVSEASRNVLADLAAHQRGDGWIPPASISMNYTLPLFDYPLWWVVCSHDYVWYTGDLDFLSAHYTNLVAVLDRWYPSVTDSATGLVTKGLNGTAGYGDYAFVPRQGPVTYYNALYVLALRRAAEMAVEAGRDVDAERWRRRAGEVSRALAERNFDEAVGAFWDGTRDGVFVDAHAQDGNSIAILADVVGGARARGVLGYYARAAARPYGNAFYDSDAVGEGFGERVYAFVSYFELAARFKSRAGRSAVEEMRRLYGWMSRGDPGVTFWEGIGPGGRPYEDRYTSMAHGWATGLVPLMSGWVLGVKPTGPGFRSWSVTPDLAGLRWARGVVPTPGGEGIEVEWEDRGGGDVRIRVRAPDGSSGVVGIPVRDKRAVVEVDGRVVYAGWHGAAGDGAGDGAGARLEGEMVFVDVEGKRAGSEIMASVRGLPDTL; this is encoded by the exons ATGGGTGGCCTGTGGACAAACGTTTTTAATTTCGTGACGGCCCAATGGTCTCTCGTTTCACCAGACTGGGGCAGAACTTCCCGCCAAGACCGGTTGCACGTCCACGAGCCGAGCTGGCACCGCTATGTCCGGGCCAGCGAGTCCAGGACAATCCGGCCCGTTGGCATCGTACCTCATCTCAcccgcggcgccgtcacGAACCCTTGGGGCTTTATCAATGGAGAGGGAGGACCCGCGATATTCGACCGTGCGGAGCAGGCGGACGAAGCTCCCTCTGTCACGGTCGATTTCGGCCAGAACACCGTTGGCATCCTGTCGATTTCATTcgccgggtcgtcgtcggcctcttCAACTTTGCCGGGCGAGAACGGGAAAAATTCTAAAGACGATGGCTATGGCAGACCGGGCATACGACTCGCCTTCTCCGAGACGCTACGGTTCCTGAGCAACGTCAGCGACTTCTCGCGCTCCTATAACGGAGACACCATCACCCCCGGCAGCGACCAGATCGCAGTCCCCAAAGACCCTTACGTCTGGATGGCGAAGCACGGATGCCAGcaccgcgacgccgccgacgggaaGGGCCAGGTCTGTGCGGACGGCCTGCACGGCTTCCGCTACCTGCGTAtctacctcgacgccctACCCGCCGACTCGCCGCACGCCGTCCCCTACGGCCGCGTCGAGATCTCCAACCTCTCTCTAGCCCTTTCGGCATTTCACGGCACGCCCGACACCTTCAAGGGGTGGTTCGAATGcagcgacgaggagctgaCGGGCTGGTGGTTCGACGGGGTGTACACCAACGACCTCTGCGTAGACACTTTTCGCGGCagcgaggacgccgagccGCGGGGGGCGGGGAGCGAGACGCTAGAGGGGAAGGTCGTCATCCACGACGCGCCTAAGAGGGACCGGGACCCGTATGTCGGAGAcctggcggtggcggcgctgACGGGATACGTATCGCACGGGAAGGGAACGGTGAGCGAGGCCAGCAGGAACGTGTTGGCGGATCTGGCGGCGCATCAGAGGGGCGACGGCTGGATTCCACCGGCGAGCAT AAGCATGAACTACACGCTCCCCCTGTTCGACTATCCCCTTTGGTGGGTCGTTTGCAGCCACGACTACGTCTGGTATACGGGCGATCTGGACTTCCTCTCGGCTCACTACACTAACCTCGTCGCCGTGCTGGACCGCTGGTATCCCTCCGTCACTGATTCGGCGACTGGACTCGTGACCAAAGGCCTGAACGGGACGGCCGGGTACGGCGATTATGCATTCGTACCACGGCAGGGCCCGGTGACGTACTATAACGCGCTGTACGTGCTCGCGctgcggcgggcggcggagatggcggtcgaggccggcaggGATGTGGATGCGgagcggtggcggcggcgggcgggcgaggtcTCGAGGGCCCTGGCGGAGAGGAACTTCGACGAAGCGGTCGGCGCGTTCTGGGACGGCACGAGGGACGGGGTCTTCGTGGACGCGCACGCGCAGGACGGGAACAGCATCGCGATCCTCGCTGACGTGGTGGGCGGAGCGAGGGCAAGGGGGGTCCTAGGGTACTACGCgcgagcggcggcgcggccgtACGGGAACGCGTTCTACGACTCGGACGCcgtgggggaggggttcgGCGAGCGGGTGTACGCGTTCGTGTCCTACTTTGAGCTGGCGGCGCGGTTCAAGTCCAGGGCCGGGCGtagcgccgtcgaggagatgaGGAGGCTGTACGGGTGGATGTCGCGCGGGGACCCGGGGGTGACGTTCTGGGAGGGGATCGGCCCGGGCGGGAGGCCGTACGAGGACAGGTACACGAGCATGGCGCACGGGTGGGCGACGGGGCTGGTGCCGCTGATGAGCGGGTGGGTCCTGGGCGTGAAGCCGACGGGGCCCGGGTTCCGGTCGTGGAGCGTGACGCCGGACCTGGCGGGGTTGAGGTGGGCCCGTGGGGTCGTGCCGACGCCTGGGGGTGAAGGGATCGAGGTCGAGTGGGAGGACCGGGGGGGCGGGGACGTCAGGATCCGGGTGAGGGCGCCGGATGGTTCGAGCGGGGTTGTCGGCATCCCGGTGAGAGACAAGCGGGCCGTCGTTGAGGTCGATGGGAGGGTCGTATATGCTGGGTGGCACGGAGCGGCCGGGGACGGGGCCGgggacggggccggggcgAGGTTGGAGGGGGAGATGGTATTCGTTGATGTTGAAGGGAAACGGGCGGGCTCCGAGATCATGGCTTCGGTGAGGGGGTTGCCTGACACTCTGTGA